From Paenarthrobacter sp. A20:
TTGCGTCGCCAAGGACGGCCACACTGCGGGAGCGTTGCCGGCCCCCGGGTTGCTGCCTGCCGGGATGCTGCCGCTTGCGGGGGCGGGCATGGATTGGGTTGCAGGCCAACTCGATGCCGGTGCGACGTCCCAACTGGAGCTTGGGTTCTGCTCGGCATTGGTTGGGTGGCCGTACGCTCCGTTGGTGCTCTCCGGAACCTGGGCTGCAGCTGGCTCGTAATCCGGAGCCTCCGTTGCCTGCTCGACGACTTCCGATGCCGTGGCGGGCTGCTTGCCCACGTTGGATTCCGTGCCCACTACCCAGGTGCCCGGCGCCTGCTCCACAGCCCTTGACCACGGGTCGGCGGATGATGCCGCGACCGCGGCGCTGCCCCCTGCGCCCGAAGCTGCGGCTGTCGGGGTCGTGGAAGATGCCGCCGGTGCCTGGTTGGCCGGTGGTTGGTTGGCCGGGGATTGGTTCACCGGCGCTTGGTTGACGGCGGGCCGCTGGCTGCCAGCTGCAGCAGCCGGGGCAGGGCTTTGTTGTTGGCCATAACCGGATGGGGGTTCCCAGTCTGCCGGAGGCTCTTCATCCAGCGGCGGGGCATCCTCGTCGAGTGGGGGACCCCAATCGTCGTCAGGGTACGAATAGTCGCCGGTGGACTCGGTGCTCAAAGGTGCCGAGGTTCCAGCTGCTGCAGGGGTGCCCGCCGGCGCAGCTGTGCCCGGGGCAGGCGTTGGGGTCGACTGCGAAGGAGCGGGTGCTGCCGGAGTGGTTGGTGCATTTACCGACGCCGTCGCTGTTGCTGCAGGAGTGGTTGGTGCTGCCGCCGTCGCGGGCATTTCCGGCGGAGTGGATTCCGTCGGCAACGGAGTGGTCGCTGACGTTGTCCCTGCAGCCGCAGGGCTGGCGGGGGCAAGACCCCAAGCGGAGTCGACAGCTGAAACCGGGGCTGGTCGCGATTCTGCTGACGACGACGCTGCTGACGATGCGTTGCCTGCTGGCGATTCATCATCAGCCGACGCCGGGGCGCCTGTTGACGATGAAGCAGCCGGAGTTTCCCGGCTAGTAGGCGCTTTTGGGTTTGGCTCAGAGCTCGCTGAGCTGTTGCCGCCAGCGACTGCCACGATCTGGCAGTCGATGCCGAGGGTCTTGTGGATTGCCTGGCGAAGGTTCTCGGAGTGGTCCGCACGTCCAAACGCGCCGGCAAGGCCGCCCGTGGTGAACGCGAGAGTCAGCACCTGCCCGTCGAACTGCGCCACTTGGGCGTTCGGTTCCACGAGCGCCCACGTGCTGCGCTTGATCTTGGTCAACGTCTGCAGGACATCCGGCCATGCGCGGCGCAAGGCCTCAACATCGCCGCTGCCTCCGGAAGCAGCAGGTCCTCCAGAAGCAGCAGGTCCTGCCGTTTGAGCGGGCTGCGGAGCCGGCGCCTGGGGCGCAGCTTGCGCTGGGGCTTGAACGGCTGGTGCTGCTTGGGATGGTGCTGGCGTCGGCGCTTGTACAGGCTCGGGCTGCGAGGTTGGTTCCTGGACCCGATCCGCAAGGGCTGGAGCCGCCACGGATTCAGCAGCCTGCGGAGCGCGACCGGATGCCAGGCGGTCCTCAACAGGCCAGTCGTTGGTGGACACCCGTGGCGCTGTGATGGCCTCACGCGCCCCAGCCTCATCGGCCGGTACTGGAACGGGCGTCGCTGCAGGGGGTACCGGTGCGGCCGGGGTCGGCTCAACGGCAGCGGGTGCCACTGGCGCGGAGGCGGGGACCGGCGTCGACTGAGCAACAGGCGCAGCAGCAGCCTGGCCAGCAGCAGCAGACTGGCCAGCAGCAGCAGCAGCAGCAGCCTGGCCAGCAGCAACAGCTGGCGCGCCGCCGTCGCCCGTGTAATTCAGGCGACGTTCCACGCGGTCGATGCGGGCCGCAATGCCCCGCTCGGTCTGTTCAGCGCTGGGCAGGAGGATGCGCGCGCACAGCAGCTCAAGGTGCAGCCGAGGCGAGGTGGCGCCGGTCATCTCGGTGAGCGCCGTGTTGGTGACGTCCGCTGCCCGTGAGAGTTCGGCTGCGCCCAGGTTGGTTGCCTGGTTGCGCATACGCGCGATCTGGTCGGCGGGCATCCCGCGGAGAATCGCCTGCGCGCTCTCGGGCATCGCCTGGACGATGATGAGGTCGCGGAAGCGTTCCAGCAGATCCTCGACGAAGCGCCGGGGATCGTGGCCGGTCTGGATGACAC
This genomic window contains:
- a CDS encoding DNA polymerase III subunit gamma and tau → MTVTTALYRRYRPDSFADVIGQEHVTEPLMTALRKNRVNHAYLFSGPRGCGKTTSARILARCLNCAEGPTDTPCGKCPSCIELARGGSGSLDVIEIDAASHGGVDDARDLRERATFAPVRDRYKIFIIDEAHMVTSAGFNALLKIVEEPPEHIKFIFATTEPDKVIGTIRSRTHHYPFRLVPPEPLMQYLELLCQQENVPVAPGVLSLVIRAGGGSVRDTLSVLDQLMAGAGPNGLDYELAVALLGYTHASLLDDIVDAVAAADAATVFRAVDRVIQTGHDPRRFVEDLLERFRDLIIVQAMPESAQAILRGMPADQIARMRNQATNLGAAELSRAADVTNTALTEMTGATSPRLHLELLCARILLPSAEQTERGIAARIDRVERRLNYTGDGGAPAVAAGQAAAAAAAGQSAAAGQAAAAPVAQSTPVPASAPVAPAAVEPTPAAPVPPAATPVPVPADEAGAREAITAPRVSTNDWPVEDRLASGRAPQAAESVAAPALADRVQEPTSQPEPVQAPTPAPSQAAPAVQAPAQAAPQAPAPQPAQTAGPAASGGPAASGGSGDVEALRRAWPDVLQTLTKIKRSTWALVEPNAQVAQFDGQVLTLAFTTGGLAGAFGRADHSENLRQAIHKTLGIDCQIVAVAGGNSSASSEPNPKAPTSRETPAASSSTGAPASADDESPAGNASSAASSSAESRPAPVSAVDSAWGLAPASPAAAGTTSATTPLPTESTPPEMPATAAAPTTPAATATASVNAPTTPAAPAPSQSTPTPAPGTAAPAGTPAAAGTSAPLSTESTGDYSYPDDDWGPPLDEDAPPLDEEPPADWEPPSGYGQQQSPAPAAAAGSQRPAVNQAPVNQSPANQPPANQAPAASSTTPTAAASGAGGSAAVAASSADPWSRAVEQAPGTWVVGTESNVGKQPATASEVVEQATEAPDYEPAAAQVPESTNGAYGHPTNAEQNPSSSWDVAPASSWPATQSMPAPASGSIPAGSNPGAGNAPAVWPSLATQPEEAHGSVATLEEDAPSGNPNGRQSLYQRLTNSPEAQAGRVQAPVRTQAAPATMAEDIPSPEDETIEESRVFGRAAVERILGGKLIEERALDGSPLQPR